The region TTTAGAAACGATCGAAACATTATCCAGAAGAGCTATGACAGATTATAATGTTGTTCCAGATGTAACCGTAGAACTGTTCACTCCAGAAGGAACTCCTATAACTGACCCGGAGGCCACAACACTGACATTTGATTCTGTGCAGGTTAAAGTCACAAGCTCGGAATTGATGTACGTAATGTACATCGGCTTAGATTACGTACCAAGTGCTGTTGCAAGAGATATTTCTGCCTTTAATACAGAAGAATACACAGCCACGATTTCTCTTTCCAGATTTGATGGCGTTACAGTGCCAATGCACGTTGTTGTTTACACAGTGAATGACACAAGAGTTGACAAGATTGTTTATCTTACAATTGATAGAACTCCACCAGAAGTTACCGAAAGAATTGCTCCTACAGGACTCTGGTACGCTGGTTGGACAAGTGATGCCGATGTGGAATACTACAGCCTGCCAAGTCCTATAAAACAAATACTTGAAGAAAAACTGCCAAAAGAAATGATCAAAGAACTTAAAGGTTATAAGCCAGAACATAATATACCTGAAACAAACATCTTTGTTCAACTCGCCTGGACGCATGCACCAAACACCAACAGAGCCGGGTACAATATTTACAGATCAACCGATGGTGAAAACTGGGAAAAGGTAGCGTTTACCACATCTTACTACAGATTTGACAAAGGCTTTGATCTTGAACCGGGCAAAAAGTACTATTATACAGTGAGAACAGTTTATGTAGATGGAACTGAATCAGAAAACAGCAACGTTGTTGAAGTAATACCACTCGATCTATTCAAAGTCAAATTGATTTCACCTGCAGATAACCAAACAAATGTTTCAAGAACTCCAACCTTCAGGTGGAAACCAGTTAATTGGATAGATCAAACATCAGAACCTCACATAGGTGGAGAATTTATAGGCGATGAAGAAATTTATTTTGTTTACCAAGGTAGTCCATGGATCTATGACACAACTTTAAGTGAGCAGCATATTTTCTATGATTCAATGATCTTAACCTTTGGTCCACAGGAAGTAATTCTTCCATTTGATCCAATTTCTGATTCAGACTGGGTTAGAATTCTTCCTAATGAAAGCCAGATACAGCAGACAGAACCTCTTGAAAAATTCAAAACATACGAATGGGGCCTGGACTGCGCAGTTGCTTATTATGAGACAGTTGATGGATACTGGATTTCTTCAACAATTGATCTTGGATACGATTGGGATAGATGGACGAATGAAGCTGACTATTACAATCGATTTACGACAGGCGATAACTGAGATAGAAGGGGGTGAAGATGATGAAAAGATTGATTATTGTATTATTCTTAAGCGTAATTTTGTTGCTTGCAGGGTGTATGAACAACAGCGTTCAGAATTCTCAACAACCTGAAGGCATAGTTGCAGCTATAGATAAAGGCGCAGAAGTAATGAGCAATGTGGTAATTGTCGGATACAAAGATGAATACAAGCAAGATATTGTAAATTTGATCAAATCAATAGACGAAAATGCGACAGTTCGAGTTGATTTCAAACTCGACCAGACAAATGTCATTAGCTTTTCTACATCGATAGATTACAGTACAATGAGAGAAAAGATCATCAGCAAGCTCAAAGCCGATGAAAGTTTAAAAGAAAAGATTAATTATGTAGAACCAAGTTATAAAAGATACCTAATCGAACCAATCACCAACGATAACCTGAAAGATACAGAGTTATTGACAAAAACAAAACAGATCTATGCAGATCAGCAGGAGGAATTTTTTGAAAAATACATGTGGGGTATCAGAAAGGTAAAGGCCCCCGAAGCATGGCAGATGGGGTATACCGGCGAAGGAGTCATTGTGGCCGTTGTCGATACTGGTGTCGATGGAACTCATCCAGATTTACAAGGCCAGCTTGTCGAAGGCTACAGGCCTCTGACAGGTGAAACTTTACCAGCAGCTTCAGACAGTTCTTTTGGCGGTGCTCATGGAACTCATGTCGCTGGGACCATAGCTGCAAGTGATAATTCCATAGGTGTTATTGGAGTTGCGCCGAATGCAAAGATCATGCCGATAGTGATATTCGACACAGGTAGTCCTGAAACAGGTGGAGATGGAAGTTATATTGGCGACGATTATGTAGCACAAGGTTTTATGTGGGCTTTTGAGAATGGTGCGATGATTTTTTCAAACAGCTGGGGTGGAAAAGGCTATTCAATTACATTAGCCCACACTATTGCGCAAATCATGAGTTATGGAGGTATTTTCGTTGCTTCAGCAGGTAACAGCCATACAGATGAAATTCATTACCCATCATGTTATCCTGGAGTTATAAATGTTGCAGCAAGCACTGCGCAAGATGGAATAACCAACTTTTCAACACGCGGCAGATGGGTAACAGTTGCAGCACCCGGTGATTTCACAATCCTTTCCACCGTACCACTCTGGGATACTTATGAATTCTTCGATCAAGAAAATCCATATGCGCTGTATGGTGGCACATCGATGGCAACACCACACGTTTCTGGTGTGATTGCTTTGCTGTTAGAAAAACTTGGGTCCACTGAAGCTACACCTTATCAAATCAGAAAGCACATTGCAGCAACGGCAGATGATATCATGGCTCCGGGGTTTGATCATGACAGTGGTTGGGGTAGAGTCAATGCAGAAATGGCTCTCACACAAGATCTTCCATCTGATGAAGGTGCAAATGTTTATTTCGAGTTCTATGTAGATACAGATCCAGCTTCTTATGTCTATGTAACTCTCTATCCACAAGATGATACCATACCTGTTTACTATGGAAAATCAGATGAAAATGGTTCTCTGCCAATTGTTGGCATTGAACCAGGAGTTTACGATGTATACATGGCTTATGGAGATGCTGCATATTTGGGAATATCTACCAGCGAGCAATTAACTTATCATGAGTCAATAACTATTGAAAATGGGGACAATCCTTATGTGCACGTTTTTGAATCTGGTATGTAAAATTTAAATTTTTAAACAAAAAGAGGGGCTTTTGCCCCTCTTTTTATTATCATTTGGCATAGGCGATAGATCGTTTTTCTCTTATCACAACTACTTTTAATACTCCAGGATACTCTACCTCTTCTTCAATCTTCTTTGCTATTTCATAAGCCATTTTGTCTGCTTCCACATCATCAATTTTCTCTGGTTCAACAATAACTCTGACTTCTCTACCTGCCTGTATTGCGTAAGCTTTTTCAACATTTTTGAAACTCATAGCTATTTTTTCCATTTTAACGAGTCTTCTTATATAGGTTTCCAAACTCTCCCTTCTTGCACCCGGTCTTGCTGCGGATAAAGCATCAGCTGCAGCTACTAAAACAGATTCCGGGCAAACAGGTTCCTGCTCTCCATGGTGGCTCATTATCATATTAATGATATGGTCAGATTCACCATATCGCCTTGCAATCTCTGCTCCTATCTCGGTATGAGAACCTTCTACCTCGTGGTCGAGTGCCTTTCCAATGTCGTGCAAAAGGCCTCCTCTTCTTGTTCGATCAACATCCAGACCAAGCTCTTCAGCCATAAGTGCGGCAAGTTGTGCCACTTCTATTGAATGATCTAACACATTTTGTCCATAACTTGTCCTGAATTTTAGTTTTCCAAGTAATTTGATAAGCTCTGGATGCAATCCAGTTACGCCTGTAACAAAAGTTGCTTCCTGACCGGCTTCTTTTATCATTTTTTCCATTTCTTGTTTCGATTTTTCATACATTTCTTCTATTCTCGCTGGATGAATTCTTCCATCGGTTACGAGTTTTTCCAGAGTGAGCCTGGCTATCTCGCGACGAATAGGGTTGAAGCTTGAAAGCACGACAACTTCAGGCGTATCATCAATTATTAAATCAACACCTGTTATTTTTTCAAAGGTTCTTATGTTTCTTCCTTCTCTTCCTATTATCCTTCCTTTCATATCATCTGATGGCAAACTTACAGTAGATAC is a window of Pseudothermotoga elfii DSM 9442 = NBRC 107921 DNA encoding:
- a CDS encoding S8 family serine peptidase, yielding MMKRLIIVLFLSVILLLAGCMNNSVQNSQQPEGIVAAIDKGAEVMSNVVIVGYKDEYKQDIVNLIKSIDENATVRVDFKLDQTNVISFSTSIDYSTMREKIISKLKADESLKEKINYVEPSYKRYLIEPITNDNLKDTELLTKTKQIYADQQEEFFEKYMWGIRKVKAPEAWQMGYTGEGVIVAVVDTGVDGTHPDLQGQLVEGYRPLTGETLPAASDSSFGGAHGTHVAGTIAASDNSIGVIGVAPNAKIMPIVIFDTGSPETGGDGSYIGDDYVAQGFMWAFENGAMIFSNSWGGKGYSITLAHTIAQIMSYGGIFVASAGNSHTDEIHYPSCYPGVINVAASTAQDGITNFSTRGRWVTVAAPGDFTILSTVPLWDTYEFFDQENPYALYGGTSMATPHVSGVIALLLEKLGSTEATPYQIRKHIAATADDIMAPGFDHDSGWGRVNAEMALTQDLPSDEGANVYFEFYVDTDPASYVYVTLYPQDDTIPVYYGKSDENGSLPIVGIEPGVYDVYMAYGDAAYLGISTSEQLTYHESITIENGDNPYVHVFESGM
- the rny gene encoding ribonuclease Y; amino-acid sequence: MIILVAVVTAVISFGLGYVVAKSRIEQKNRKAQQDAVSLLKKAEQEAQEIKRKAIIEAREEVHKIKEEIEEEKKRRDLEHRSLEERLLKREEIISKREELVDKKETALEQLRVQLEAAKKKIEQREKELDERFTKLAGMTVEEARQIVIDEARQKYEHDLAILYKKIKENYEEEAEKEAKKIIATAVQRYAPEYIGEITVSTVSLPSDDMKGRIIGREGRNIRTFEKITGVDLIIDDTPEVVVLSSFNPIRREIARLTLEKLVTDGRIHPARIEEMYEKSKQEMEKMIKEAGQEATFVTGVTGLHPELIKLLGKLKFRTSYGQNVLDHSIEVAQLAALMAEELGLDVDRTRRGGLLHDIGKALDHEVEGSHTEIGAEIARRYGESDHIINMIMSHHGEQEPVCPESVLVAAADALSAARPGARRESLETYIRRLVKMEKIAMSFKNVEKAYAIQAGREVRVIVEPEKIDDVEADKMAYEIAKKIEEEVEYPGVLKVVVIREKRSIAYAK
- a CDS encoding fibronectin type III domain-containing protein, whose product is MRFKWILLAGVFVLLLYGCLGPVNGLPTVSLISPYDGQEVAVLASDKAVTLKSTATDPEGRSLTFDVYMGTSSTNLSKIATVNEPEYTVNNLTPGQTYYWKVIVSDGISSVESPIWSFTVGGNHSLVKVLDFTTGSATVGATVDILQNSNVVISTTTDENGHAEFYLPDGRYDIKITGEGKATSVVQNYDPGILETIETLSRRAMTDYNVVPDVTVELFTPEGTPITDPEATTLTFDSVQVKVTSSELMYVMYIGLDYVPSAVARDISAFNTEEYTATISLSRFDGVTVPMHVVVYTVNDTRVDKIVYLTIDRTPPEVTERIAPTGLWYAGWTSDADVEYYSLPSPIKQILEEKLPKEMIKELKGYKPEHNIPETNIFVQLAWTHAPNTNRAGYNIYRSTDGENWEKVAFTTSYYRFDKGFDLEPGKKYYYTVRTVYVDGTESENSNVVEVIPLDLFKVKLISPADNQTNVSRTPTFRWKPVNWIDQTSEPHIGGEFIGDEEIYFVYQGSPWIYDTTLSEQHIFYDSMILTFGPQEVILPFDPISDSDWVRILPNESQIQQTEPLEKFKTYEWGLDCAVAYYETVDGYWISSTIDLGYDWDRWTNEADYYNRFTTGDN